The genomic region CGAGTCCTATGCGTTGGCTGTGGCGAGGCGGGATGAGCCGTTGTGGGCGGGGCGAGCGGGGCGGTGGGCGGAGCCGATCGGTCGGATGCTAGAGCTGGTGCTGGAGCATGGCCGGGATGAGCGGGGTCTGATCGTGAACGAGATCGATCCGGTGACGTATGCGATCACGGATTTGAAGCCGAGTGACAACTGGGGGTATGTGCTCAACGGGGTGCTGCTGTTTGCGGATGCGGCGGAGCGGCATGGGGTGATCGAAGGGGAGAGGTTGGAAGCGATGCGTGATGAGGTGATGGCGGTGGCTAAGGCGGTGGCGGCGACGGATGGTTTCAAGTGGCAGGGGGCGAGCATGGATGGTTATGCGGACGCGATCGAGAGTGCCTTGTATCTGTCGGCGTACTACCCGCGGACGACGGGGGTGTTGCTGCCCTGGGTGGATCGGCAGATCGGGATCATGTTCGACATGCAGGCGGTGGACGGATTTGTTTCGCAGGGGTACCTGGATGGCAACTACATGCGGACGTCGCTGATGTACGCGGAGTTGAGGTCGGGGGGGTGGAAGATGCAGCCGTGGGAGCCGGGGACGCGGGTTGGTTTGGCGGAGCAGGGGGGGCGGGTTGTCATCGTGGTCGAGAGTGATGGCGGGTACGAGGGGCGGCTGGTGCGGGGACGATCGTCGCAGCCGATCAGCGAGGCTCTGCCGTGGCGTTGGGCTCGGCTCAATAGCTGGCCGGCGTGGAACCCGTTGGATGAGGTGGTGTCGGTCGAGGTGATCGAGGGTGATGTGGGGGGCGTGACGGTTGGTGGTTTGGTCGAGGGATTGGATATCAGTCTGGCGGCGGGGGGGCGGGTGGTGTTGGGGATGGTGCGGGAGTGAAGTGGGGATGACTTGGATGTTGTTGTAAAAAAGCACCCCGGGCTTGCGCCCGGGGCTCGTTAGGTGCTTTTGTTTATAGAGAGAGGGCGGATCAGCGGGCGGTGAACTCGGCCTCGAGGGATCGGGTGATCTGGGAGTGGAGTTCGGTGAGGTGGGCCATGGTTCCGAAGTCGATGCTGTCGCCTTGGGTTTCGAGTGTGGACTCGATGTCGGCGGCGAGGTTGCGGAGGGTGAAGCGCATCATCCGCTGGACGTCTGGGGAGAGGAAGCGGGTGAGGCCGAGGTCGATGCGGACGTAGTCCATGAGCATCGCGGCGTGGATGTTCTGGAGGTTGCGGCGGATGGTGGGGATCATGGGGTTGGCGTCGGTCCAGCCGTCGGCGGGCGTGTCGGCTGTGTCGTTGACTTCATTCCAGACGGCGTTGGTGAGTGTCTGGAGGTGCTCGGCGGCGGTGTACTTGTCATCTTCCGTGGTCTTGACTTCGGCGTCGTAGATCCGCTGGATGAGCGGGTAGGCCATGAGGTCTTCGAGGGTTCGGATTTGAGCGTTGGTGATGACCAGGTGGATGGGGTAATCGAGCATGAGGCTGCCGCCACCACGCCAACGGCTGGGTGCGAGGTTGTTCAGGAGTTCGTGGTCGGTGACGAAGAAGTCGGGGTTGAACATCGTCTTGGCGATCTGCGTCATGGCCGCGCGCATTTCTTCGGCTTCGAGAGGCTCGAGGGCTGGGGGCGCGTCGGGGTCGCCGAGGCGTGATCGTGAGTAATGCTGCCCACCGACGATGCGTGAGACGAAGTAGCTCTGCTGTGTTTTTTCGAACATGAGGGAGGCGAACATGGAGCGGAGGAAGTAGCGGGGTTCATCGGGGTCGATGGCCCATTCGGTCAGGTTGCCGAGCAGGTCATCGGCGAGCTCGGCTCGTGAGTCCATCCAGCCCAGGAGGTCGTTGCTCATGTCCCAGCGGTTGGTGAGGGGATCGGGAGAGTAGACCCACATGGTGTCTTCGTCGGTGGCGAAGGCGAGTGCGGGCTCGGTGGAGCGTGATGCGACGGCTTTGATGAACTCTTCGTGGGATTGACCGGGCTCGGGGACGCCGTAGCCGTACTCGATGGCCCAGTGGTCGTAGGGTCCGATGACGGGGGTGACGAAGTTCTTGACGTTTTCGTACTCGTCGCCCTGGAAGAAGAGGATGGGGTTGTAGTCCATGACGGAGGATGAGGTGGCCTCATCGGTGCGATCGCGGCGTTGGCGGATTTCGTCGAGTGAGAGCCAGCCGGACGCGCGGAAGTTGTGTCGGAGTCCGAGGGTGTGGCCGACTTCGTGGGTGGTAATCATCTTGATGACCCCGCCGATGAAGTGCTCGGGGATTTCTTTGCCGGTGGGGGTTCCCATGCGTGAGAGCATGAGGCCCATGGCCATTTGCTGCTGGAGCCCGTGGGCGAGCTGGCAGGAGGCGCCGTCGTGGTGGTGGAGTGCGTCGGTAGCTTCGGCGAGGAGGGCGTCTTCCTGATCGGGTGTGATCGAGCCGTGCTCGCGGACGTGTTGCATGATGAGCTGGTATTTGTCGTAGGCGGGTCCGCGCCAGGCACCGAGGGACTCGGGTCCGAGCTGGTCGAACTCGGAGTTGAACCAGCGGACCATGGAGTCGTCGAAGATGATGTCGGCGTCGAGGATCTGGCCGGTGCGGGGGTCGGCGACGGAGGGGCCCATCGCGAATGCGCGTCCTGAGACGATCCAGCGGACGAAGTTGTAGCGGGCGTCTTCGGGGTCGATGTCGGCAAACTCGTTGGTGTCGGTCTGCTGCTGAACGACGATGGCGTCGATGTAGCCGATCTCCTCGAAGGCCTTGTTCCAGTCTTCGATGCCGTCGCGGACCCAGCGTCGCCAGCGGATCGGGACCGTCTTTTCGATGATGAAGACGATGGGTTCCTTGGGCGGGGAGAGTTCGAGGGAGGGGTCTTGTTTTTCGAGTTTCCAGCGGTTGGCGTAGCGAACGGCGGTTTCGCGGGCGGCGTAGCTCGTGGACCAGTCGAGGCGGTCCGTGGTGAAGTATCCGATGCGCTCGTCTGCGGGTCGTGGGGTGTAGGAGCCGAGGGCGGGGAGTTTGCGGAAGGCATAGGAGACGCCAACGCTCTCGCCGCCAAAGGCTGAGGACATCGCGAGGTCGGCATCAATGAGCATGTTCTCGGGGAACACCTTGGTGGTGCGCAAGACTGAGAGTTGGCGATTGGGGGTGCGCGAGGAGGTGCCGATCGGGCTTGGCGGTCGGGCGACGTTGCTGAACACCAGCGAGCCGAGATCGACGACCGGGTCGCCGCCAGCCATGGTGACGACGGGCAGGGCGGCTAGGAAGCTGGGGCGGTAGGTGCGATCGATGGCGTCGTTGAGCGGGGTTCCTGGGGTTTGGATGTAGCGGACATTGGGGACCACGAGCTTGACGTGCTTGCCGACGAGTTCCCAGCGGACGAGCCAGTCGCGCCACATCCACCCGGCCATCTGGCCGCGCGAGATGCTGGTGGCGAAGAGCAGGTCCTGACCGAGCAGGGAGGCGGGGATGCGGCAGAGCAGGCGGGTGTGGTCCTGCTTGGGGTCCTTATCGTCGGCGCGGTAGAGCGTCATCAGGCCGGGGATTTCTTCCAGGCCTTCGATGACTTCGTCAAAGGGAGGGTACGCCGGCTTTTCGTCCTTGGCTTCTGCGGGCGTGTCCTGGGCGAGCAGAGCGGAGGTCCCGATGGGGCTGACTCCGAGCAGGAGGGCGCTGATGAGGCTGAGGGTGGCCAGGTGACGGTTTAGTGAGGTCCTGCGCATCGACGAAACTCCAGTGCGAGGGCCGGATCGAGTGATCCGGCAGAGGAAAGATGTGATCTGTTTATCGACCTTGAGGTCAGTGGCACGCGAGCAGGCGGCTGGTCTGATGAATACGGACGTAAAGGGCTGGGGGTTTTTGGTTTTTGGTATCTCCTCTCGTCCGTCTGTCATGTTATCCGGACGCGGAGGGGTTTGGATGAACATCCATAAAAAACCGGGCCCGAAGGCCCGGTGGGAAGGGTTAAGGGGCAGATGTTCAGTCAGCGAGATCAAAGAGAATCGCCTGAGCCGGTTCCGAGGCGGTCAGTTCGATCGAATCTTCGCCGGTGATGGCCAGTGCGTCGCCCGCCGAGAGGTCGTGTCCTGCAGCGGAGGCCTTTCCGGTGGCCAGGTGCAGCCATCCCGAGCGTCCTGACTCGAACTGATAGGCCAGTGGTCGGCCGGGCTTGAGGTCTGCCACGAGGAAACGGGCGGACTGGGCGAGTGGCATGGTGTTTTCTTCGAATCGGTCGGTCTCGCTGTCGTCTGCGGCGAGGAGTTGCCATTGGTGGTCGCGGCCTTCAGCGGATAAGGTTCGCTGGTCGTATCGCGGCATCACGCCCTGGGCTCGCGGGATGATCCAGACCTGGAGGAGGTGGACTGGGTCGGTGTCCGAGCCGTTGAGTTCGGAGTGACGGATGCCGGAGCCTGCGGTCATGACCTGGAGTTCGCCGGGTTTGAGCGATTTGAGATTGCCCAATGAATCGCCGTGCTTGAGGACGCCTGAGAGTACCCAGGTCATTATTTCCATGTCTCGGTGGGGATGCTCGCCGAAGCCGCCACTTGGCGTCACGACGTCATCGTTGATCACGCGCAGCGGGCCGAAGTTTGTGTGTTTTGGGTCTTGATACCCGCCGAAGGAGAAGGTGTGGTGGGAATCGAGCCAGCCGAGGTTGGTGTGTCCGCGATCGGTTGCTTTGCGTAGGGTGAACATATTTTGGCCTTTCCGTGACGAGGCGTCACTTTAGTTGTTGAAACAACTATCGTCCAGCGAGAATCATTCCACGGCGGAGGAAAAATAGTGTGTTGCCGAGGTGTTGGTGTGCTACTGGGTGTGGGCGAAAAAAGTTAGGTAAAATTTTGGGTAAGGGGCTTGCGGCGTGTCGATAGATCAGTTAGGTTCTTGTTCACCTTACCTAACCCCAACATTGACGCTAGAAGGAGCCTCCCCTATGGTGACCGCAACAGTCCAAACTGCCCCGAATGGCCAAGCCCGGGGCTCGAAACGAGGAGTCAGCATGGCACGCACGGGAACCGATGCGGTGGATCGTGAGAAGAAGCAGTCTCTTGAGCGGGCGTTGTCGGCCATTGACAAGAGCTTTGGCAAGGGCTCGATCATGCGGCTGGATGACGACCCGTCCAAGCTGATCCCTGGGATCGCGACGGGCTCGATCAGCCTGGATTTGGCTCTGGGCGGGCGTGGTATACCCCGGGGGCGCGTGATCGAGATTTTTGGGCCTGAGTCGTCGGGCAAGACGACGTTGGCCCTGCACACGATCGCGAGCACTCAGAAAACCGGTGGGATGGCAGCGTTCATCGACGCGGAGCATGCTCTGGACCCGACTTGGGCTCGCAAGCTCGGCGTGAAGCTCGAGGACCTGCTGGTCTCGCAGCCGGACACCGGTGAACAGGGGCTGGAGATCTGCGAGATGCTGGTCCGCTCGAATGCTGTGGACATTGTCGTCGTGGACTCGGTGGCGGCTTTGATTCCGCGGGCTGAGATCGAGGGTGAGATGGGTGATTCGCACGTTGGCTTGCAGGCCCGCCTGATGAGTCAGGCACTGCGGAAGCTGACGGGGGCGATCAACCGGTCGTCGACCACGGTGGTGTTCATCAACCAGATCCGCGAGAAGATTGGCGTGATGTTTGGTAATCCGGAGACGACGCCGGGTGGGCGAGCGCTGAAGTTTTACGCCTCGGTCAGGATCGATATTCGTCGGACCGGCTCGATCAAGGAAGCTGACGTGGCGGTCGGCAACCGGGTGCGGGCCAAGGTCGTGAAGAACAAGGTCGCCCCGCCTTTCCGTCAGGCCGAGTTCGACATCATGTTCAACGAGGGCATCAGTGCTACAGGCGACCTGATCGACCTGGGAGTCGAGACCGAGGTTGTTCAGAAATCCGGGGCCTGGTTCAGCTTCGGCGAGGTCCGGCTCGGCCAAGGCCGGGAGAACTCCAAGAAGTTCATTGGTGAGAACCCTGATCTGTTCGAGGAGATCAAGCAGAAAGTGCTGGAGGCCAAGGGCATCGCTGGCAAAGCCGAGGAGGTGGAGGCTATCGCTGGCGATGATGATGCGAAGGACGTGGAGGAGTCGTCCTGAGCGTCGCCCCCCCTTACCCCGCGTCCGCGGTTCCGACCACTGAGTTGGTGGCGTGGGTGCGAGGGGACACGATTCGCGGTCTGCTCCGGCTGTGAGTCGTGGTGCCAGGGCAGTGCGCCCCGTCGGTGGCGTTTCACGCTTGTTCCACCGGCGGGGGCGACCTGTCCGATAGATTGATGGTGAAAAGAAGGCCCAGAGACATCGTGGACATCGACGGGCTCCGCCTGCAGCATCATGCTCAAGGTGAGTCGGATGAGTTCGAGCCCCGGCGGCGGTGGATCGCTGTCTTTTGGCGCTGCTGCGGGAGGTACTCGCGGATCTACATCAACCGGCAGGGGCATTCCTACGAGGGGCACTGCCCTAACTGCGCCCGGCTGGTGCGAGCCCGCATTGGGGATAGCGGGACGGCGGCGAGGTTTTTTGTGGCGGAGTGAGGGGGGACAGGTCAGTCGTAGGTAAGAGGAGGTGGCCGTGGTTGATGCGGTAGGGTCGGAGGCGCTCGACGGCGGTGTGGATGAAGTCGTCGGGGGTCACGGGATGTGGGCTGTACGGATTGAGTTCAGTCACGACTCAGGGTCCTGCGGTGGCGGTTGGCCATCTCGGCGTGGGCTTTGAAGTCGCGTTCTTGAGACTCACGACGCTCTGGATCCGACTCGGAAAACTCGCTTTTCCACTCTTCCATATGACGGTCCCAGTTCTGCCAGAGTTGCTCAAGGCTTGTC from Phycisphaeraceae bacterium harbors:
- the recA gene encoding recombinase RecA, with amino-acid sequence MARTGTDAVDREKKQSLERALSAIDKSFGKGSIMRLDDDPSKLIPGIATGSISLDLALGGRGIPRGRVIEIFGPESSGKTTLALHTIASTQKTGGMAAFIDAEHALDPTWARKLGVKLEDLLVSQPDTGEQGLEICEMLVRSNAVDIVVVDSVAALIPRAEIEGEMGDSHVGLQARLMSQALRKLTGAINRSSTTVVFINQIREKIGVMFGNPETTPGGRALKFYASVRIDIRRTGSIKEADVAVGNRVRAKVVKNKVAPPFRQAEFDIMFNEGISATGDLIDLGVETEVVQKSGAWFSFGEVRLGQGRENSKKFIGENPDLFEEIKQKVLEAKGIAGKAEEVEAIAGDDDAKDVEESS
- a CDS encoding pirin family protein; translation: MFTLRKATDRGHTNLGWLDSHHTFSFGGYQDPKHTNFGPLRVINDDVVTPSGGFGEHPHRDMEIMTWVLSGVLKHGDSLGNLKSLKPGELQVMTAGSGIRHSELNGSDTDPVHLLQVWIIPRAQGVMPRYDQRTLSAEGRDHQWQLLAADDSETDRFEENTMPLAQSARFLVADLKPGRPLAYQFESGRSGWLHLATGKASAAGHDLSAGDALAITGEDSIELTASEPAQAILFDLAD
- a CDS encoding zinc-dependent metalloprotease, whose amino-acid sequence is MRRTSLNRHLATLSLISALLLGVSPIGTSALLAQDTPAEAKDEKPAYPPFDEVIEGLEEIPGLMTLYRADDKDPKQDHTRLLCRIPASLLGQDLLFATSISRGQMAGWMWRDWLVRWELVGKHVKLVVPNVRYIQTPGTPLNDAIDRTYRPSFLAALPVVTMAGGDPVVDLGSLVFSNVARPPSPIGTSSRTPNRQLSVLRTTKVFPENMLIDADLAMSSAFGGESVGVSYAFRKLPALGSYTPRPADERIGYFTTDRLDWSTSYAARETAVRYANRWKLEKQDPSLELSPPKEPIVFIIEKTVPIRWRRWVRDGIEDWNKAFEEIGYIDAIVVQQQTDTNEFADIDPEDARYNFVRWIVSGRAFAMGPSVADPRTGQILDADIIFDDSMVRWFNSEFDQLGPESLGAWRGPAYDKYQLIMQHVREHGSITPDQEDALLAEATDALHHHDGASCQLAHGLQQQMAMGLMLSRMGTPTGKEIPEHFIGGVIKMITTHEVGHTLGLRHNFRASGWLSLDEIRQRRDRTDEATSSSVMDYNPILFFQGDEYENVKNFVTPVIGPYDHWAIEYGYGVPEPGQSHEEFIKAVASRSTEPALAFATDEDTMWVYSPDPLTNRWDMSNDLLGWMDSRAELADDLLGNLTEWAIDPDEPRYFLRSMFASLMFEKTQQSYFVSRIVGGQHYSRSRLGDPDAPPALEPLEAEEMRAAMTQIAKTMFNPDFFVTDHELLNNLAPSRWRGGGSLMLDYPIHLVITNAQIRTLEDLMAYPLIQRIYDAEVKTTEDDKYTAAEHLQTLTNAVWNEVNDTADTPADGWTDANPMIPTIRRNLQNIHAAMLMDYVRIDLGLTRFLSPDVQRMMRFTLRNLAADIESTLETQGDSIDFGTMAHLTELHSQITRSLEAEFTAR